A single window of Vibrio sp. SCSIO 43137 DNA harbors:
- the flgA gene encoding flagellar basal body P-ring formation chaperone FlgA yields the protein MALVQSGIPTMYSISKCKALYKFLDKSIGFFMFFFSLSCFSATPEQILAIQTAAEQHVNSIIDLPEQGELVAKAAQLDSRIKASDCSQPLIASSSTKSHTTSSVTVLIECDAENWRVYVPVKTSISLPLVTVNRSLSRGDIIAAGDLSMSMIKLTGYRRQGLTDINQAVGAKLKKNVRPGKVLERNDICVVCRNEKVIIKAVKGGMTITTKGTALTDGASGDQIRVKNDKSKRIIEGVVTGIAEITVYF from the coding sequence ATGGCCCTCGTACAGTCAGGCATACCAACTATGTATTCTATATCTAAGTGTAAAGCTTTATACAAATTTCTTGATAAATCTATCGGTTTTTTTATGTTTTTCTTTAGCCTATCTTGCTTTTCTGCGACACCTGAACAGATTTTGGCGATTCAGACCGCAGCAGAACAACATGTTAATAGCATTATAGACCTTCCCGAGCAGGGTGAGTTAGTCGCAAAAGCGGCTCAGCTAGATTCCAGAATCAAAGCTTCTGACTGTTCTCAGCCATTGATTGCTTCTTCTTCAACAAAAAGCCACACAACCAGTAGCGTTACCGTCTTAATTGAATGCGATGCAGAAAACTGGCGGGTTTATGTACCGGTAAAAACATCAATTTCTTTACCTCTGGTCACCGTTAACCGCTCCCTGTCGAGAGGGGATATTATTGCCGCCGGTGATCTGTCTATGAGTATGATAAAGCTGACGGGATATCGTAGACAAGGATTAACTGATATAAATCAGGCAGTAGGCGCTAAACTTAAGAAAAATGTGCGCCCGGGTAAGGTATTGGAACGTAATGATATCTGCGTTGTTTGCCGCAACGAAAAAGTGATTATAAAAGCGGTAAAAGGCGGCATGACCATTACAACTAAAGGAACCGCTTTGACCGATGGCGCTTCCGGTGACCAAATCAGAGTGAAAAATGATAAATCTAAACGTATAATTGAGGGAGTTGTGACGGGAATTGCTGAAATTACAGTATATTTTTGA
- a CDS encoding chemotaxis protein CheV, with product MTGIMDSVNQRTQLVGQNRLELLTFRLMGRQRYGINVFKVKEVLQCPQLTSMPNLNPMVVGVAHIRGQTISVIDLSLAIGGRATQDPQNCFVIISEFNRTIQGFLVTSVERIINMHWESILPPPEGAGKGNYLTAVTNIDNELVEIIDVEKILAEISPVEEEMDAGLVEEIAQVEQESEKPIVRRILIADDSTVARKQVQRAVESIGFEGILVKDGKEAYDKLVEMAAEGSIYDQISLVISDIEMPEMDGYTLTAELRRHPDFKDLHIILHTSLSGVFNQAMVERVGANEFIAKFNPDELGAAVKAAVSK from the coding sequence ATGACCGGTATCATGGATTCTGTGAATCAGCGAACGCAGTTAGTAGGTCAAAACAGATTGGAGTTATTAACGTTCCGTCTGATGGGGCGTCAGCGTTATGGGATTAACGTTTTTAAAGTAAAAGAAGTGCTTCAATGCCCTCAGTTGACATCAATGCCAAACCTGAACCCAATGGTAGTCGGTGTTGCTCATATTCGCGGACAAACTATTTCTGTTATTGATCTCAGCCTTGCTATCGGCGGGCGGGCAACTCAGGATCCTCAAAACTGTTTCGTTATTATCTCGGAATTTAACCGTACAATTCAGGGCTTTTTGGTGACTTCGGTTGAGCGAATCATTAACATGCACTGGGAATCCATATTGCCGCCACCTGAAGGCGCCGGCAAAGGCAACTATTTAACTGCGGTTACCAATATTGATAATGAGCTGGTTGAAATTATTGATGTTGAGAAAATTCTGGCAGAAATTTCTCCTGTTGAGGAGGAAATGGACGCTGGCCTTGTGGAAGAAATTGCTCAGGTAGAACAGGAAAGCGAGAAACCAATTGTTCGTCGTATCCTGATTGCCGATGACTCTACTGTAGCCCGTAAGCAGGTTCAGAGAGCTGTTGAATCAATTGGTTTTGAAGGCATTCTGGTGAAAGACGGAAAAGAAGCCTATGATAAACTCGTTGAAATGGCAGCAGAAGGTAGCATTTACGACCAGATATCCTTGGTAATATCAGATATCGAAATGCCTGAGATGGACGGCTATACTTTGACAGCAGAGCTTCGTCGTCACCCTGATTTTAAGGATTTGCATATTATCCTGCATACATCACTCAGCGGTGTATTTAATCAGGCTATGGTAGAGCGCGTTGGTGCCAACGAGTTTATTGCTAAATTTAACCCAGATGAATTAGGCGCCGCAGTAAAAGCAGCAGTCAGCAAATAA